From one Ignavibacteria bacterium genomic stretch:
- a CDS encoding AAA family ATPase has protein sequence MAKRTKRKRQELSPSELTWKCPSTLLPFKSTRELKPLSRIVGQDRAVDALRLGARIRSQGYNIWASGVVGTGRMTTIRGILDEFKAESPQLSDFGYVNNFKSEDAPVLLRFHAGEGRVFCRMIDDAYAFLARRIPHLFEEEGFQKGRKEIIQRYQAQEQQILVEFDQKLRPEGFVLGHIQDEEGNTRTEVFPFIDGKPTTPEELEQMFQEGKITAQQLAAIRDAYSRHRDSLNDIGRRSMRIMTDFRKELSQYDQSAVGLLIKGVFDDVRRSFPRDRVSAFLDGVTRYILDNLESYVKVSSAKLTGTVDEATEELSAEIVRVLSVNLIIDNYDQREAPVVIETSPTYASLFGIIERRLDARGYTTSDFTQIRAGSVLKADGGFIVLNAMDVLADPVIWQALKKVILYGKVELQPIDAQSQLTAIKPDAIEVNVKVILLGDPSIYLALWDGEEDFHKMFKIHAEFDDLTDRTPAMIKDYASFFAKMAEQENLLHCDTSGAAALIEWAVAYTDSQEKITLQFSYVADLMRESDFFARAAGASLIARTHVRTALEQRRWRSNSVDERLREQIVKGSLLIDVEGSRVGQINGLTIYQSGIMAYGKPSRITATVSAGNAGIINIEREVDMSGPIHNKGVLILSGLLRSIFSRSQSMSFTASIAFEQSYGGVDGDSASVAEIIALLSAISNIPVRQDLAITGSINQKGDIQAIGGINEKIIGFYEVCTDKGLTGTQGVVLPHQNVHDLMLREDVVAAVQHGKFHLYPAERLEDAIELMMGLPAGDIQTDKQFPKGSVFAVVKEKLDILHDASRVNR, from the coding sequence ATGGCAAAGCGAACCAAGAGAAAACGGCAAGAGCTCAGTCCATCTGAACTGACCTGGAAATGTCCGAGCACATTATTACCCTTCAAATCAACACGTGAGTTAAAGCCCCTTAGCAGAATCGTAGGGCAGGACAGAGCCGTTGATGCGCTCCGGCTGGGCGCACGAATACGGTCACAGGGGTATAACATCTGGGCATCAGGTGTAGTGGGTACCGGCCGGATGACAACGATACGAGGGATCCTGGACGAGTTTAAGGCGGAGAGCCCACAGTTAAGTGACTTTGGATATGTAAATAATTTTAAGAGCGAGGATGCTCCGGTTTTACTTCGATTTCACGCCGGAGAAGGGCGTGTGTTTTGCAGAATGATTGATGATGCCTACGCTTTTCTTGCGCGTCGAATTCCGCATTTATTCGAAGAAGAAGGATTTCAGAAAGGCAGAAAGGAAATCATTCAGCGGTATCAGGCTCAAGAACAGCAAATTCTGGTTGAGTTCGATCAAAAGTTACGTCCCGAAGGCTTTGTACTTGGCCACATCCAGGATGAAGAGGGTAATACGCGAACCGAGGTCTTTCCGTTCATTGATGGGAAGCCCACAACACCGGAAGAGCTGGAGCAGATGTTTCAGGAAGGGAAGATTACCGCCCAGCAACTTGCCGCGATCAGAGATGCCTATAGCCGGCACCGGGACAGTTTGAATGACATTGGCAGACGCAGCATGCGAATAATGACCGACTTTCGGAAGGAACTCTCACAGTACGATCAATCGGCTGTTGGCCTGCTGATAAAAGGAGTGTTTGATGATGTGCGCAGGTCGTTCCCGCGCGACAGGGTGTCGGCATTCCTTGATGGAGTAACACGGTATATTCTTGACAACCTGGAATCATACGTGAAGGTTAGCTCTGCAAAACTCACGGGCACGGTGGACGAAGCTACCGAGGAACTAAGTGCGGAAATTGTACGAGTGCTGAGTGTTAACCTGATTATTGATAACTACGACCAGCGGGAGGCGCCCGTCGTTATCGAAACATCACCCACCTATGCCTCACTTTTTGGAATTATCGAGCGTCGGCTGGATGCCAGAGGCTATACCACAAGTGACTTCACTCAAATCCGTGCCGGCTCGGTTCTGAAGGCTGACGGCGGCTTTATCGTTTTGAATGCGATGGACGTGCTGGCTGACCCCGTTATCTGGCAGGCATTAAAAAAAGTGATATTGTACGGTAAGGTTGAGCTACAGCCCATCGATGCACAGAGTCAGCTCACAGCAATCAAGCCCGATGCAATCGAGGTTAACGTCAAGGTAATACTTCTTGGCGATCCATCCATCTACCTTGCCTTATGGGATGGCGAAGAGGACTTTCATAAAATGTTTAAGATTCATGCTGAGTTTGACGATTTAACTGACAGAACGCCGGCAATGATTAAAGACTACGCGTCGTTTTTTGCCAAGATGGCCGAGCAAGAAAACCTGTTACACTGCGACACGTCTGGAGCGGCTGCCTTGATCGAGTGGGCAGTGGCCTATACCGATTCGCAGGAGAAGATTACGCTGCAGTTTAGCTACGTAGCTGACTTGATGCGGGAATCAGACTTTTTTGCTCGGGCTGCAGGCGCCAGTCTGATTGCCCGCACCCACGTTCGAACGGCCCTGGAACAGCGCCGGTGGCGCAGCAACAGCGTTGATGAACGCCTACGCGAACAAATTGTAAAAGGCAGTCTGCTGATTGATGTTGAAGGCAGCAGGGTAGGGCAAATCAATGGACTGACGATTTATCAGAGCGGGATCATGGCATACGGTAAACCATCTCGGATTACTGCAACCGTGAGCGCCGGGAATGCAGGGATCATTAACATCGAGCGGGAAGTCGATATGTCGGGTCCGATTCACAACAAGGGTGTTCTAATTCTATCGGGTCTGCTCAGATCGATCTTTTCACGCTCCCAGTCGATGAGCTTTACTGCAAGTATTGCCTTTGAACAGTCGTATGGCGGAGTGGACGGAGATAGCGCCAGCGTGGCAGAGATAATCGCGCTGCTGAGTGCCATCAGCAATATACCGGTTCGCCAGGATCTGGCTATCACCGGATCAATTAATCAAAAAGGTGATATTCAGGCAATTGGTGGCATCAACGAAAAAATAATTGGCTTTTACGAGGTCTGCACGGATAAGGGGCTTACCGGAACTCAGGGGGTTGTACTTCCTCACCAGAACGTACATGATTTGATGCTGCGTGAAGACGTTGTGGCCGCCGTACAACATGGAAAATTCCATCTGTATCCGGCTGAACGGCTCGAAGATGCCATCGAACTGATGATGGGCCTGCCCGCAGGAGATATTCAGACGGACAAGCAGTTTCCCAAGGGATCGGTATTTGCTGTTGTCAAAGAAAAACTTGATATCTTGCACGACGCTTCGAGGGTAAACCGATAA
- a CDS encoding riboflavin synthase: MFTGLVESVGTIVSVQRHPDSVTLILDAPAIIPGTLADHSIAVMGCCLTVEEVAGTTVRFTVVNETLHKTTLGRLTEGTPVNVERAMKLGDRVGGHLVQGHIDTVGTIRDVIGRSAGKELVIEFPPQWRRNVIPTGSVCVDGVSLTVAGISPLSADEAWLRVALIPHTLANTTAGLLDTGGQVNLEFDMMGKYALQN, from the coding sequence TTGTTTACCGGCCTCGTTGAATCTGTTGGAACCATTGTATCTGTACAGCGTCACCCAGATTCTGTTACCCTTATTCTTGATGCTCCTGCCATTATTCCCGGCACACTCGCAGATCACAGCATTGCCGTAATGGGATGTTGCCTTACCGTTGAAGAGGTTGCTGGCACCACGGTACGGTTTACGGTCGTGAACGAAACTCTACACAAAACCACACTGGGACGCCTCACAGAAGGAACACCTGTAAACGTGGAGCGGGCGATGAAGCTTGGTGACCGTGTAGGAGGACATCTCGTACAGGGTCATATCGACACCGTAGGAACAATTCGCGATGTGATCGGGCGATCTGCAGGCAAGGAGCTTGTCATCGAATTTCCACCGCAATGGCGCAGGAATGTGATTCCCACCGGCTCGGTTTGTGTTGACGGTGTATCGCTGACCGTAGCCGGAATTAGCCCGCTATCAGCGGATGAGGCCTGGCTCAGAGTAGCCCTAATACCACATACCCTGGCAAACACAACAGCAGGTCTCCTTGATACCGGAGGTCAGGTTAATCTTGAATTTGACATGATGGGTAAATATGCGCTTCAAAACTGA
- a CDS encoding PD-(D/E)XK nuclease family protein, which yields MNHRTEWRRAWAQYRATETVPLLFTFPQLYEWLFRAGNTDTVQQLQVHECTMLLDAALTHAGVEFQPSGFNALSVLRWKQEGLTPATALQLLPSDGGVMLYPGSEEKIRIWEQYEILKGDNTFDYADVVQHVISTVPSIPEKLPQTVLVVAMHGLSQCDRELLCVLRETGVSVGIQFAPAPSEGNSSLEALQWLLLHGFSQPEHQEEAGTEPKLATHIFQAPTVRSEVRRVLGAVKELHNAKVSLHNIAIVPVVPDIYKPLLMEYAANSVPLAIVNEQKLSMCATAQLLHGVVEFHLHGWRTRDLIMLPFDGAPQYAPEYCALRDTAEVLRMVGGNGVHEWVERIRSNNLSSQVMTDIKKIENIERHLLHSSAERFTGALKQLLPDTETPERQHLLASLDEYAGSAKRTGLIHESAGVHLARWWKIVESITVSSLNPDAGSIAVVQPNELRSLRYEYVFVLGMTDGNLPSLREDPVNELLIGRRQRDLEQEQWTDVVTSVTKLLVASYPAFVDDDPTIPSQFLPNAPQVPSPLKSLTQEYDDVVLNEADRRFYLDPCEYRGEIFQQALQKGDLISETEHYLKTVIEQPISPSRLDTAIACPYKYYASAVLKVAETDMPSDDLHPTERGTIFHEVARELFESYKPTGAIPAGNPAEISEHSVNLEEIDFNDLVAKACLIYQEKRIRYPGGYPMQTVEDGMLVSNGRRSGILSRWLRMEQQVAKDTKFRPWLFEFDQFDVELDDYTPPRKVNCKVDRIDVRSTDGQLEFMIVDYKLSRSSIPAVIKIQCGESTQAALYIRVVQQWLNNKNIPGTVVGMCYHTFGREARSADDPDTRSWLGRQGPSADAVDTAAGILVHTRQAADRIRSAYYSVQPLKNACEKCSYSEICRVSDYGEAHP from the coding sequence ATGAATCACCGAACGGAATGGCGTCGTGCCTGGGCGCAGTACAGGGCAACCGAGACGGTTCCGTTGTTGTTTACCTTCCCGCAGCTTTATGAATGGCTTTTTCGTGCGGGTAATACCGATACCGTACAACAGCTGCAGGTGCATGAGTGTACCATGCTGCTGGATGCTGCACTCACACATGCCGGGGTTGAATTCCAACCGTCTGGGTTTAACGCATTAAGCGTGCTTCGGTGGAAACAGGAAGGTCTGACTCCGGCAACAGCATTACAACTGTTACCAAGTGACGGCGGTGTTATGCTCTATCCCGGATCGGAAGAGAAGATACGTATCTGGGAACAGTATGAAATCCTAAAAGGTGATAATACGTTTGACTATGCTGATGTTGTGCAGCATGTTATTTCAACCGTCCCATCTATTCCTGAAAAACTTCCGCAGACAGTACTGGTAGTTGCAATGCACGGCCTATCGCAATGCGATCGAGAATTATTATGCGTCTTACGTGAGACCGGAGTAAGCGTTGGAATACAGTTTGCACCCGCTCCCAGTGAGGGCAACTCCAGTTTAGAAGCTCTGCAATGGTTACTGCTACATGGTTTTTCTCAACCCGAACATCAGGAAGAGGCCGGGACCGAGCCGAAATTAGCCACACATATTTTTCAGGCACCTACCGTGCGCAGTGAAGTCAGGCGGGTGCTTGGTGCTGTAAAGGAGCTGCACAATGCCAAGGTAAGCCTGCACAACATTGCCATCGTGCCGGTGGTGCCGGATATATACAAACCTCTTCTTATGGAATATGCAGCGAACTCGGTTCCGCTTGCCATCGTGAACGAACAGAAACTCTCAATGTGCGCTACTGCACAGCTTCTGCATGGTGTGGTGGAATTTCACTTACACGGCTGGCGAACGCGTGACCTTATCATGCTTCCGTTTGACGGTGCGCCGCAGTATGCACCCGAATACTGTGCGTTGAGGGACACAGCCGAGGTGCTCCGGATGGTTGGAGGAAACGGTGTGCACGAGTGGGTTGAACGGATCCGAAGTAACAACCTTAGCTCACAGGTAATGACTGACATTAAAAAGATTGAGAACATTGAAAGGCACCTTCTTCACAGTAGTGCTGAACGTTTCACCGGAGCACTGAAGCAACTCCTGCCGGATACCGAAACTCCGGAACGACAGCACCTGCTGGCAAGTCTTGACGAGTATGCGGGATCAGCCAAACGTACTGGTCTGATTCACGAGTCTGCCGGTGTTCATCTTGCGCGATGGTGGAAGATTGTTGAGTCCATCACTGTTAGCAGCCTGAACCCCGATGCCGGTAGCATTGCCGTTGTACAGCCAAATGAGCTGCGGTCATTACGATATGAGTATGTTTTTGTGCTTGGGATGACAGACGGCAATCTCCCGTCGCTCAGGGAAGACCCGGTAAACGAGCTCCTTATTGGACGCCGACAACGTGACCTTGAGCAGGAGCAGTGGACTGATGTGGTTACTTCAGTAACCAAACTACTGGTTGCCAGCTATCCTGCTTTTGTAGATGATGATCCCACGATTCCGTCGCAGTTCCTCCCCAATGCACCGCAGGTACCCTCTCCTCTTAAGAGTTTAACACAAGAGTATGATGATGTAGTGCTCAACGAAGCAGACCGCAGGTTTTATCTGGATCCTTGCGAGTATCGCGGTGAGATTTTCCAGCAGGCACTGCAGAAGGGAGATCTGATTTCGGAGACAGAACACTACCTGAAAACGGTAATCGAACAACCAATTAGCCCGTCCCGACTGGATACCGCCATTGCATGTCCATACAAGTACTATGCGTCAGCAGTTCTTAAAGTTGCCGAGACCGACATGCCTTCAGATGATCTTCACCCTACTGAGAGAGGTACGATTTTTCATGAAGTTGCAAGGGAGCTGTTCGAATCGTACAAGCCCACAGGAGCCATCCCTGCGGGTAATCCGGCCGAGATCTCTGAGCATTCTGTTAACCTGGAAGAGATAGACTTTAATGACCTCGTAGCAAAGGCATGCTTGATATACCAGGAGAAGCGGATACGCTACCCTGGCGGATATCCAATGCAAACGGTGGAAGACGGGATGTTGGTGAGCAACGGACGTCGAAGCGGCATCCTGAGCCGTTGGCTCAGGATGGAACAGCAAGTTGCAAAAGATACTAAATTCAGACCATGGTTGTTTGAGTTTGATCAGTTTGATGTTGAGCTTGACGATTATACTCCGCCCCGAAAAGTAAACTGTAAGGTTGACAGAATTGACGTACGAAGCACCGATGGACAGCTGGAGTTCATGATTGTTGACTATAAACTAAGCCGTAGCTCCATACCAGCGGTAATCAAAATACAATGCGGTGAAAGCACACAGGCTGCATTGTATATCAGGGTGGTCCAGCAATGGCTAAACAATAAAAATATCCCGGGCACCGTTGTTGGCATGTGCTATCATACGTTTGGCCGGGAGGCAAGGTCGGCAGACGATCCGGATACGAGATCATGGCTGGGCAGGCAAGGCCCGAGCGCTGATGCGGTTGATACGGCAGCCGGAATTCTTGTGCATACACGTCAGGCTGCTGACCGAATCAGATCGGCCTACTACTCGGTGCAACCGTTAAAAAATGCCTGCGAAAAGTGCTCGTACAGTGAAATCTGCAGAGTATCCGATTATGGAGAGGCACATCCCTAA
- a CDS encoding ATP-binding protein, whose protein sequence is MMVPGSHMVITLPSTHGAARLLQPAIAAAVIQHSSVEADGLQSVILAVTEAVTNACIHGNKLNPALEVTVHLTCEANRLTVSITDCGSGFSPDDVPDPRTDDRVMQPGGRGLLVMRELATELRFERLEGGMRVLMVFQF, encoded by the coding sequence ATGATGGTACCGGGCTCACACATGGTGATAACGCTTCCGTCCACACATGGTGCAGCACGGCTACTTCAGCCAGCAATTGCAGCGGCAGTCATACAACATTCATCTGTTGAGGCTGATGGACTTCAGTCGGTGATTCTTGCGGTTACTGAGGCAGTAACAAATGCGTGCATTCATGGCAACAAACTAAACCCTGCACTGGAGGTTACGGTGCACCTTACTTGTGAGGCCAACCGGTTAACGGTCAGCATCACCGACTGCGGGAGTGGATTCAGCCCCGACGACGTGCCCGATCCTCGTACGGACGACAGGGTGATGCAGCCGGGGGGGCGCGGGTTGCTGGTGATGCGGGAGCTGGCAACAGAGCTCCGGTTTGAACGCCTTGAAGGAGGGATGCGGGTGCTTATGGTGTTTCAGTTTTGA
- a CDS encoding DUF2130 domain-containing protein → MNQIVCPNCKEAFTIDEASYANIALQIRDHLFEEELQRNLRYAEKEKHSAVAQAVAEVTNRLREELAAKEQMLNQLKMTSKLTLTEEIQKRDSEIIQLKQEFRRVEVEQELTVTTAVRDIEKERDELRQTLRNAENEKLLLEKTLTEKFQAELKKSEFIIKSKDEEIALHKDMKVRLSTKMIGETLEQHCETEFNKLRATAFPRVYFEKDNDARSGSKGDYIFRETDENGVEIISIMFEMKNESDSTTTKRKNEDFLKELDRDRTEKNCEYAVLVSLLEADSELYNTGIVDVSHRFKKMYVIRPQFFIQIITLLRNAALNAVQYKAELALARSQSVDITNFESKINAFKEGFARNYELASRKFKTAIDEIDKTIDHLQKTKEALLSSDNNLRLANQKAEDLTIKKLTHGNPTMKAKFDELKQ, encoded by the coding sequence ATGAACCAGATCGTTTGTCCCAATTGCAAGGAAGCTTTCACAATTGATGAAGCCAGCTACGCAAACATTGCGCTGCAAATCCGGGATCATCTGTTCGAGGAAGAGCTCCAGCGGAATCTACGCTACGCTGAAAAGGAAAAGCACAGCGCGGTTGCCCAAGCTGTTGCCGAAGTCACGAACAGACTTCGGGAGGAATTGGCGGCAAAGGAACAAATGCTGAACCAACTGAAAATGACGTCAAAGCTGACGTTGACGGAGGAAATACAAAAGCGAGACTCCGAAATCATTCAGCTGAAGCAGGAATTCCGACGGGTTGAAGTAGAACAAGAACTTACCGTCACCACCGCCGTCAGAGATATCGAAAAAGAACGTGATGAGCTCAGACAGACCCTGCGAAATGCAGAGAACGAAAAGTTACTGCTCGAAAAAACGCTAACCGAGAAGTTTCAGGCTGAATTAAAGAAAAGCGAATTCATCATTAAGAGTAAGGACGAAGAAATTGCTCTGCACAAAGACATGAAGGTGCGCCTGTCAACCAAAATGATTGGCGAAACTCTTGAACAGCACTGTGAAACCGAATTTAACAAGCTGCGCGCAACAGCTTTCCCAAGAGTATACTTCGAAAAAGACAACGACGCACGCTCCGGAAGTAAGGGTGACTATATCTTCAGGGAAACCGATGAAAATGGTGTTGAAATCATCTCGATTATGTTCGAAATGAAGAACGAATCGGACTCGACAACCACAAAGCGTAAGAATGAAGACTTCCTGAAGGAGCTGGACAGAGACCGGACCGAGAAAAACTGCGAGTACGCCGTCCTTGTATCCCTCCTCGAGGCCGACAGCGAGCTCTATAACACCGGTATTGTCGATGTGTCGCACCGATTCAAGAAGATGTACGTGATTCGTCCGCAGTTCTTCATCCAGATAATCACCCTTTTACGTAATGCCGCTTTAAATGCTGTACAGTACAAGGCTGAACTTGCCCTGGCCCGAAGCCAGAGCGTGGACATTACCAATTTCGAAAGTAAAATCAACGCCTTTAAAGAAGGCTTTGCCAGGAATTACGAACTGGCAAGCAGGAAGTTTAAAACAGCAATCGATGAAATTGATAAAACTATTGATCACCTGCAGAAAACCAAGGAAGCCTTACTCTCGTCCGATAATAATCTTCGGCTCGCAAATCAAAAGGCCGAGGATCTCACCATCAAGAAGCTCACCCACGGCAATCCTACAATGAAGGCCAAGTTTGATGAGCTTAAGCAGTAA